The genomic window CTAGAGTAGCAAAATATTTAACGAGTATAACAAGTATGTTTTGATTTTTAAACATGCAGTGCTCATGTTTAACAAAGTCAAagccttttggaaaatctatttgtgGTGGTCAATTTTGATATTGTGGGGCTACCACAAATAAATCAGTGTTTGTGAAACATTGGGTTGCATCTCACAGCATAACCATCTCAGCCCAAATTAAGTCTACTCATAACTTTAACATGGTTTGTACCCGGCGCCATTAGCCAGAATGATAAACTAACAGAAACCAGAAGTTAACTTTAGGCCAGGCACGTTCAACCGATAAAACCATCTATTGATGACTTTTGAGGAGGACAGAAAACCTACATAGGATAATAAATCAGTTTACTCAAAGTTCATAAAGAAAGAAACTTTCAAAAACTGAAGagattttcttgttttatttattagttagaAGGGGTATAACACATTTGAACTAACTCATTCTAATAATCTaccaaaataattactttatgCAGCCAGTCCTAGCATCTAGCACACCTGGAAATGCAGGACCAGAACTTGAACTACATAGTGTAATTTCagacatgcatacatgtaatttATGAGAGATTAGAGAAGATAATTGAGTGAATCTCTTCCCACATGAATGACAGTGATAccgcttctctctagtgtggatgttctcATGTAGTTGTAGATGTGTCGACCgtttgaatctcttgtcacagtgtgagcACTTGTAAGGTGTTTGTCTGATGTGAACTGTCTGGTGCACTTTCATCGCACCATATGTAAAAAAAGACTTCCCACACTTAGAGCAAGCATGATCCTTCCCACTGCTGTGTCTTTTTTGGTGATATTTTCTTTTACTGCCATGGACAGTGTTATACTGTCTTGCTCTCGAATGAGTACACAAATGTACTTTAAGAAAACTTGAGttcttgaaactctttccacattgatcgCATGTGTATGGCTTCAATGCAGTGTGGGTTTTCTTGTGTTGATAAAATGTTACTCTTCGTATGAAACTCCTCCCACACTGGTCACATGTGTagggcctctctccagtgtgcatTTTCAGGTGATCATGAAGGCTTTCTTTTCGTTTgtaactcttcccacactgatcacaggTATATGGCTTCTCATTACTGTGGGTTTTCTTGTGTGAAACAAGGGCTCCTCTTTGTGTGAAACTcctcccacactgatcacatgtgtatggcttctctccagtgtggaccctCATGTGTTCTTTAAGGGTTGACTTTTctatgaaactcttcccacactggtCACATGTGTGTGGCTTCTTCCCAGTGTGGCTTTTCATGTGTGCGGAAAGGTTTCCTTTATGTCTgaagctcttcccacactgatcacatgtgtgtgGCCTCTCTCCACTGTGGACGTTCATGTGGTCTCTGAGGCTTCCTTTTTCGAAGAAAcccttcccacactgatcacaggTGTGTGGCTTCTCTCCATTGTGGAATCTCACgtgtctgttaaggtttgctTTTTGTTTGAAGTTCTTCCCACAGAGTTCACATGTGTGCGCCTTCTCTCCATTGTGGACATGCATGtgtttattaagcatttcttttAACCTGaagctcttcccacattgatcacatgtgtacggcttctctccagtgtggacgcTCTCATGTATTTGTAGTTGCGTTGACCgtttgaatctcttgtcacagtgtgaacacttgtaaggtcttTCTGTAGTGTGAACTGTCTTGTGCGACGAAAGTGCACTATGTGTAAAAAaagtctttccacactcagagcaagCATGATCCTTCACACCACTGTGTTTTTTCTGGTGTATGTTTAATGCAAACATctgactaaaactctttccacataaaTAACATACATGAGGCTTCTCCTTTTCATGAGCTTTCAGGTGGTCCTTTAGAAGTGTTCTACTGCTTTGGTCACAGTTATCTAGTGTTTCTCTAGAATGAATAAGCAGATGTCTTTTAAAACTACCGTATTTGctgaaactccttccacactgagTACATGCgtgtggcttctctccagtgtgggttGTTAGGTGTTCATCAAGGTATCTTTTTCGTGTGAAACTCTTGCCACACTGCTCACATGtatacggcttctctccagtgtggattttcaTGTGATCTTTAAGGGGATGCTTAagtctgaaactcttcccacaatgATTACATGTGtgcggcttttctccagtgtggatcctcatgtgtccattaagggctcctttttgagagaaactcttcccacactgaacACATGTGTATGGCTTCTCTCGAGTGTGGGTTTTTAGGTGTGCATCAAGGTATGCTTTTCGTGTGAAACTCCTCCCACAATGATCACAAGTGTGCaacttttctccagtgtggatttccATGTGTTTCGTAAGGTAATTTTTTACCGTgaaagtcttttcacactgatcacatgtgtacagCTTCCCTTCAAGATGACATTTTATGTgaatattaagattttgcttgcaTGAGGGATGTTTCCAGGATGTGTCTTCAGTCTTGACATGATGCTTCTCCCCCTCTTCAATAAGTTCTTCAAACTCCTTGTTTTCTTTTATCACGTCTAGaattaaaagtaaagtaaaaaagtTCAGTAAAAAATGTTTTCAGTAAATCTTAAAAATGACATGTGGTCAGCATGGTTTCTCAAACCACCTTTGATTTGTTGAAAACAATGAGTAAAAGAAAACTATACTGGTTATTAACTTTTTCATAGTTACTAGAACTATTGGTGGAAGAACCGCTTTTTGGAGTGCAGGAACTGGGAATGGTTTTAGTTCTAGGAGCTCCTTCTTCAGAGTAGGGTCTAACTCAGCTCTCTAGGAACTACCAGTGATGCAAGTGTACAGCGATAGGCCATAAGCATGTAAAACTCTGGTTACCAAGCATTTTTTAAATGCCATGTAAAGATATTTACTCAACAAACATGAAAAACAGTGATAACAGCATTTACCTGGGGCCcatttcaataaggaggttcaaccaactcttgAGTTTAAAGGTGAACTCTGAGTTGACTGACCCTGAGATCTGATGAAATGCTTGAAGTTTGTTAACTTTattgaagtatcaagaatataCACCAACCTATTTGTTGTTCAGTATCTTCCTGTTTTATTCCACAGGGTTCTGGATCAGTCATGTTTTCGACTTCGTTTCATAAAGATTTTCATAAATGTTCTGGGAGGAGCTGACCTGGAAGTGAATTCCTGTGTGGTTGAAGAAGCAGAtctgctaaaataaaaaaataaatcagttatCAAAATTAATGCTTACATTAATTCACATTTAtccatttatcaaaatgtaaaGTTATTTAATTTGTCTTTCCAGACTTTCTAACATTTGCCAGTTAAAATGCAAGTTAAATGCTGAGGAAAACACTTGTCAGAGGCATTAACTATAGCACATGCATCAAAGTGCAACAGAGCAAGACAAGGTAAACTCTTATGCTTTTTAATTTTAGGATAATTGTTTGGCCTTCTAAAACGCACATGTaagtgtaatgtaatgtaatgtagaCTGAGATATTTACACCAACagacaaaagtctttttaaagttCAGGGACAAATCAATGCCCCTGTTTCTTCTTTCAATTTGGACactgaacatttaaaatgtacaaaaaaaaaattcttaaccaGTCGTGTAGTAATAATTTAAGATATGATTTATTAATTATACACCAATGCATAATAAATCTCAACAACCTCTCGCTGTGACGCAAGAGCGACCAGCCGGCTGAGGATTCTGCTGGGTCTTAAAGCCTTCAGCAAGCGTTCAAAAACCAAGCAATAATGTgtccaaaaatatattattttcaatGTATTCGTATTGTTTGGGTGGTCATGCGGCGTATCTCTGCGTATACGGGACACTTCTGTAATAATTCGGAATGGTTGGCAACCCTACGGCTAAATGTTTATTTCAGTTTGCAGACGCCACAAACAAAGCTGTACCACAATGCCCCTGtaaatgttgttttaacaagCTGTATTTTATAACTGTATAAATATACGAATTATCTCACCTCAGAAGACTCAAAGCTGTGTTATGGGGCTAGCGATAGCTACTTTTCtagttttcttcttcttcttctatcGCAGACGTGTAAGTGCATTACTGCCACCTATCTCTCAAATGGATCGATACGCAAATCCTGATTTGCCTAACAATCCACATTCAACCACCCTTGAGCCTTGTACCCGTTTACAGTCTTCATAGAGCTTCATCCAGTGCGGCCCGTCCAACAGTAGATACAGGCGGTCACCTATTGTCCCGCCTTAAGGGGACAATACTACTCGACGTTCTACTCGACGCGGCGCTGCTCAGAAAGATTCGTGTTTAAAATCAGAGCCAAAGAGCGCAGACAGCTCTGCAACCTTTTAAATGGTTCTTGCGGTCATACACCGATCGGTGTGCGCGGCGCAACTTCAAGCCGCACCTTCTGTCTACAGAACTGGGGTGATGCACCAGAGCTGTACGGTGCGGCACTGCAGTATATGTGTCGAATGTATGAAATCAATCTGTGCGTCCAAATTTACCTCGATAGAACGCGTGCATGGGTTTAAGTCTGTTTACAAGCTGTTGTCTAAAGAGAACATTTTAATGACGTGTTTGCCCAAAATTAATTTATACATCAGTCgtgtttgaaataactttctTTCGTGATCTGACGTGGTTTCACATCACAGAATGAggcaaaatcattattttatatagtagCCTATTCTATATAGAGATAAAGGCTGTTGATTAGCATTGCGTTCAGAGGTAGGTAGAGTACCCAAAAGCTATACTCAGTGGTGTAAAGTATTTGAGTAAAtggacttcgttactgtacttaagtattttttttggctactttttacttgtactgagtatcaaaaatataagcaacttttactctctactcgactacattttttatgtaatatatgtactctttcaggcccggttctacgggggtgcttgagggtgctaagcaccctcaaacgaaatcaatagcaccctcagttaaagctgtaataatgtcattttattgcagatttagataacaatccagtgagtaatcattaaaaaaaaacatttatttttctgctgtaagcattaaaacaatgccctaccatattgtaacgcatcaaagcagtcaattagagagttgcatttcagcctcggccgactagcccgacttttttacacctctagttgctgggcttcaggccaattttcacgtcaaagttcagaggcggacgggcaccggttttatctgttttaggtttctccttattttaatattttagacatccataaattatggtgaagaaaaaaatgccgcgctggtggaaacaacaggagacttcactttcggtttcactttcgagaccgttacagacggcagcgcagctggaacagatccgcgctcaaacacacaatatgctgaaaattgccacaaaggtaaataaataacactgaatgtgtcgggccggaaagagtaaagcttatttaagttatatattaataaactagtgtattctgagtcagtgtaacaaaaatcctttttggacgcgcctttaaagagaaatttatcttttcggattacataatgagagagtttttgttttctatttgttttatttcgttaagtaataatttaaaactattttatacgttttttttaagtgcacacaaataaaagtacaccctttacagtaccgaatgatgtattaacctactcttacctttgtgagcaaaaatgacagataattttaaattgcttccactgaaaaaaatgcactggcgcccatgtcctgtgtcttcagcttccactctctgcacaaactattggatatgcgcctaataccgcacatttatctctaggtttaacgtttaaactaacattgttttatacttgaactatttcatatctatagattttatgcaaatcgtgatgatttgagtaggcaaactgatcaaattaaCAGACTGATTAGTCTACCCCTGGGCgctgttccttaaaaataataataataaaataaaataaaaacttatattttacgaacaaaaatgctccaaacgtttttttttctaaattaagttaataaaaaaacgaaagtataatcaatttgccattacatacaaaaatgaagtattttgattttaaaatagcaacgcgcgccatcagtgtcgcgccctaatgtcgactatgatggtataatgttagagcaccctcattaatttaggaagcaccctcagtgatttagttctggaaccgggcctgtactctttactccactacatttgaaCGTACACTTACCGTTACTCATTACATTGTGATTGTGCGCGACAAGTCGGCATCTTTTTCTGCTATGGGTAATTTCTTGAGCGGAAGAGGCGATATGGCCATCTGCAGGGTGCTGAAGGTACTGGATGCTATTTACCTATGTGCTAAATTAGAGCTACTCCACATGAACGTGAACGGAATCTCTGTGCGGAATTCAAAATCCCCATGTGAGTAATGTTATAATGTACGGTAATGATGCTATGCgttttcttttaaagtttctttCAGAGACTTTATGCCCTTTTCCATCAGCAAAAGTGAATATTTGTATGCCATCAAGGCATCGTGAATTGTCAGATgaaataatggatttttttttttactattcattcaaaaatgtgaaACAGGAGGGACGGCAAATCAATGCAAATTGTTTTATCCTATGAAACATTTATATCCCAAATAATTAGAATCTATATTTTGCTAtaatcagttactttaaatagttttaaacaaggttttaacattaaacaactttaaacatttatttggaaTAATATGTGTTCTAGTATTGTGTATATAATTTGGGGCATTAGgcaatattttatatacttttatcagTAATGTgtgaattcttttttcttttctttttttggaaactTTGTGGAATGCTaagataatatattttaaactgaataagtgcatatatgcttaattttaaatgcactaaaaatgcttttaaattcatttttcaatttttaaacagtttttgagattgactgagactgacttgttctgccattttgaaacattaaggtgttcaatttcatttctatattaggatataaataAATTCTCACAAATAAACGGTTTCTTGTTATACATATTTCTTTGGGTTCTTTGAGCCTACGTTCAGTACGAGTAAAGTACTTAAGTTCTTTTAAAATCGGATACtctaagacttttactcaagtcttattggaattggtgacttgtaacttgtaatggagtaatttttacagtaaggtatctgtacttttactcaagtatggttttcgggtactctttacacctctggctatactcaagtaaaagtaaaagtactaaGTAGCCTACTTATAGAAATATTTAGTCAAGTAAAAGTAATAGTCTGAATAGTTACTGTACGAGTAAAAATtatcaataaaaaaacaataaggaACGTTCTATTTctgttcctagaaggttccctgaAAGTTATCTGATGGTTCTTAGAACGATTCTCTCCGATTCCGCTTCTGTACTTAAGCACTCCCGTTTGGAGTAAGCGACATGGAAGGCCGACGGATGTGGATCTCACTAATCACTAGGTACTACACACCATATCTTGTTGTAAACTATTGtttaatcattacagataatcagagcacatttaaccatcataaggaGCATGACAAAATTATGCTATAGCCTACTGTGTTAGATTTCGTTAATGTAGAATTACAATACCATAAAATTACCCAGATTTTGTTTATTAATGCACTAAATAACATGACCAACAAAATAttcgattttaaaaatgtttaaaatttttattttattttttacagacattaaaacGAGTACATTTAGTTAACTTTAACTAGGATAACATTACATTAGTTTCTTACCACTGAATTAACGATTATGTGCTTCCCTCTTTTGGTCAGTAAACGAAAACGTCTCGGTTAACATTAATTGTTTTCTTCAATTAGACGTGtcaaatctccctaaaataacaatatttagaatatatatacatttatgaatataggactatgtttattttattgatgtgctgtttattttatttagttatataCTTAATTTAAGGTCTTCCATCCGTTTAAAACTGTTTCCACATAAACCACATATGAAAGTCTTGTCCTTCACATTAACTTTTAAGTGTTCCTTCAGGAAATGTGGCCTGATTTGTTTTTTACTAAACTGGTGACAGTTTTCttgcttctctccagtgtgggttTTTAGGTGTGCATCAAGGTCTCCtttttgtgtgaaactcttcccacactgatcacatgttaACAGCTTCCCTTCAAGATGACATTTTACATGAAGATCGAGGTTTTGCTTGCATGAGAGACTCTTTTCACACTCAGGCCATATTTGATTTACTCTTGTCAATGAGAATGTTTCTTCAGTTTTTACATGATGGCTCTCCCCCTCTTTAATCAGTTCTTCAGTCTCCTTGTTCTCTTCTGCCAGATCTAGTAAAAATGATAGGTAAAAAGGTTTCCATAAAAtctcacaataaataaataaatgttaaaggaaAAAAATGTCCGATTGACATGATCCCTGCCCAGTGTTTATTGCTCCCTACTCTTTGAGTAGACGTTTGATGTTGACTACACTtcggaacattcattcacatatttgtgctacgccaccgcatacagcgtctacCGTCTGAACACACAGCTTCAAATGAAACATATACGCTCGCTTCAAACTAATTGTACGAAGCGagcgtatatgttccatttgaaggtcattaaagcagACGAGACCTGAATTTGTATTTATATACAGATGCGTTTTTGTCACACTTCACActtctagtaagtttcatctgtgtgtgaagacgctgtatacGGTAGCGTAGTGAGAATGAATGTTCCGAAGTGTAATACCGCTGGGGAAATTgctgacaaggcagaaatgcttctctttaccaatatttttttttattaatgctcaagtaatagcatttaatactAGAATTGACATTTCTACCTGTTTAAAGACAATGCACTTTTTGTCATTAAAGTTACTGTTGTGAGACGATCATGTATTTAATGTTTCAATAATAAAATccattgaagaaaagtagatttttgttaGTAAGCCTACTCTGTAAGTTATATTTTACTTCTGACGTTTTCAAGGGTCAGATCActtaattttgttaaaattactTTATTGTGAGAAGATCctataatgtttaataatttctcatattttaaaagtaaaaattgaagaaaatatttctgttaatgctttcattacagttatttaaaaaaaaatcggaatcggcaggtcacacttactgaaaaaaaaaacggaaatcggaatcggccaaggaaattgcaatcggtgcatctctagtgaGAAGTAATACTAGATTTTACATTTTGAGATTCAaatattctcttttttttccatacaccttgcatcccctgcgaaacggttctcattcgcgcttaaatatgaatgaagaagatcagtcTGCTGAGCCACTAATAcagagacagcaaaaaaaaaaaaaaaaaaaaagagatttgagagacactataaagtacagtcgggcccacttgaATGGTGGAAGCAAAACTAGGCTGTGACTGTCGCAATGACAACCGCGCCTCCGAGTTCAAATGCAAGCAGTactgaccgcaaagccccagcaaaaataattaccatgaatgtatCGGGAAAAAAataaggagatatttgaattattttttaataaactagtgtttggcacaaagatgaagttgacgatcctgactggCCATTTGCTCATGAATGCGCatttaatacctaaatgcatatttatggattaggcctatagctaatgaaagagttttgttttcgatttgaattatttcaattatttctttacagttccggattagatattagtcttacctttatgagcataaATTAAGTTTCACATATAGAGCTGGCaccatgttctgcaaagcgtgcttcggctttactctccgcacaaacgattggatatgcgcctaatagcacacttttatctaggttaaacgattcaactaatattgtgatatgcttaaatttttttatatctatggattttaatttaaatcgtgatgaatTGAgagggctaaattgatctgtctgccgttGACTGCTtgatcgttactttaaaaaacaaaaaaattaatttaacaaataaaaagggttccaaatatatttctaaattaactttataacccaaataaacgaaaataaatgtaatcactttgctattaaaaacagcagctgtgcaatggggaaaaGAAAGAGAAGGCCAGTAATTCTCATGAGGTGTGCATTATTCTCTGGgtaacgcacggcgaacgtagttccaggcaacttttgaccgcattacatgtttatatcacttcgccataggatttcagttatttcaaaaggtccttacagcccaaaacatataACCAAAGCCTACAATGACACTGGCCacactaataaatacagtaaacaacaggataaaacaacagatttttccatgttttttccacaatattacgttttattatgtacgaaaagcacaaactctatttctctcgctctttctcactcacagacgcacacacattaCAGTTAGcactcgcgctaatgttgttagcactgctctgacgattaataacataaaaacgacatgacagttctcacaggcgaggtaacaacggcgtggtcttgatgAAAAtggacttaaagtttaactgttagtagagacgatgctgccagtcacccttgagagacacacagacttgagagaggtaatgcACTTAATATCTTTTTCCCTCTCTCTTGCTGTccatctgcttgtctgtcggtctgtctaaacttcattattaactgcattagtttgctatcaacggctcaaccgtcgttactaggtctaaaatgacattttggaattagcaccaaagctgttggatgagctgcgtaagaaattaatcctcctcacaatagcattttaaggataaaaactggacgaatgtcttgaaatatatcacttgatcgatgtcttgaggtgtggtaactatagtataagtggaataattgacttcgggccgtagaattctacgaaaataatgcacacccaaggtgTAACGGTCACGACACGACGCGTCACCACTTAGGgtgtaggggtggcacggttcacaaaacccacggttcggttcgtatcacggttttaggtcacggttttcggttctgtacggttcttgttttaattttttttatttcaatctttaacactccagaagtttgttttggcatatgaaatgtagcttgattatccacaatttaggatacatttaACACAACACCTTTACAAAACACAAACTTAtttcactctcacacacacactctctctctctctctctcttcctctcacacacacacacacacacacacacacacacacacacacacacacacacacacacacacacgttgggtttacatgttttatggggacattccataggcgtaatggtttttatactgtacaaaccgtactttctaacgccctacacctaccctacacctaaacctagccctcacaggagattgtgcacacttttacttcatcaaaaaaaaaaaaactcattgtgcatgatttataagcctgtttcctcatggggacctgagaaatgtccccacaaggtcaaaatctactggtattcctatccttgtggggacatttggtccccataacgtgatgaataccaggtacacacacacacacacacacacacacacacacacacacacacacacacacacacacacacacacacacactctctctctctctctctctctctctctctctctcacacacacacacacacacacacactctctctctctctctctctctctctctctctctctctctctctctctctctctcacacacacacacacacacacacacacacactctc from Garra rufa chromosome 7, GarRuf1.0, whole genome shotgun sequence includes these protein-coding regions:
- the LOC141338595 gene encoding uncharacterized protein produces the protein MTDPEPCGIKQEDTEQQIDVIKENKEFEELIEEGEKHHVKTEDTSWKHPSCKQNLNIHIKCHLEGKLYTCDQCEKTFTVKNYLTKHMEIHTGEKLHTCDHCGRSFTRKAYLDAHLKTHTREKPYTCVQCGKSFSQKGALNGHMRIHTGEKPHTCNHCGKSFRLKHPLKDHMKIHTGEKPYTCEQCGKSFTRKRYLDEHLTTHTGEKPHACTQCGRSFSKYGSFKRHLLIHSRETLDNCDQSSRTLLKDHLKAHEKEKPHVCYLCGKSFSQMFALNIHQKKHSGVKDHACSECGKTFFTHSALSSHKTVHTTERPYKCSHCDKRFKRSTQLQIHESVHTGEKPYTCDQCGKSFRLKEMLNKHMHVHNGEKAHTCELCGKNFKQKANLNRHVRFHNGEKPHTCDQCGKGFFEKGSLRDHMNVHSGERPHTCDQCGKSFRHKGNLSAHMKSHTGKKPHTCDQCGKSFIEKSTLKEHMRVHTGEKPYTCDQCGRSFTQRGALVSHKKTHSNEKPYTCDQCGKSYKRKESLHDHLKMHTGERPYTCDQCGRSFIRRVTFYQHKKTHTALKPYTCDQCGKSFKNSSFLKVHLCTHSRARQYNTVHGSKRKYHQKRHSSGKDHACSKCGKSFFTYGAMKVHQTVHIRQTPYKCSHCDKRFKRSTHLQLHENIHTREKRYHCHSCGKRFTQLSSLISHKLHVCMSEITLCSSSSGPAFPGVLDARTGCIK